One window from the genome of Xenorhabdus bovienii SS-2004 encodes:
- a CDS encoding MBL fold metallo-hydrolase, which translates to MARKTTLNIALAATLSLGVASLAQATNLKLDIYNPGETGVFPVSSEIISGDHEVVLIDAQFKKSDAQELVKMIQQTGKKLTTIYISQSDPDFYFGLDVITTAFPEAKVIASPETIKTINETKDGKLAYWGGILQDQAPKKVIVPEPLKGNTFTVDGEKLIVEGLDGPAADRTFVWVPKLKAVVGGVTISGNIHVWIADTQTKVSRQHWMQTLDRIKSLKPDTIVPGHYVGNAPMTLESVTFTQKYLTTLEKELPKAKDSEALIAAMKKHYPNLADESSLELSAKVLKGEMKWPQ; encoded by the coding sequence ATGGCTCGCAAAACAACATTAAATATCGCTCTGGCGGCGACCCTTTCTCTGGGAGTGGCATCACTGGCTCAAGCAACTAATCTCAAGTTGGATATCTACAATCCAGGTGAAACTGGTGTATTCCCTGTCTCTTCTGAAATCATCAGTGGCGACCATGAAGTTGTCCTGATTGATGCGCAATTTAAAAAGAGTGATGCCCAAGAGCTGGTAAAAATGATCCAGCAAACCGGAAAAAAACTGACAACGATCTATATCAGCCAGTCTGATCCTGATTTTTACTTTGGTCTTGATGTGATCACGACAGCCTTCCCTGAAGCCAAAGTGATCGCTTCACCTGAAACCATCAAAACCATCAATGAAACCAAAGACGGTAAACTGGCATATTGGGGTGGCATTCTACAAGATCAGGCCCCGAAAAAGGTTATTGTGCCAGAACCACTGAAAGGAAATACCTTCACCGTTGACGGTGAAAAGCTGATCGTGGAAGGTTTAGATGGCCCAGCCGCAGATCGTACTTTCGTTTGGGTGCCTAAATTAAAAGCTGTTGTTGGCGGCGTCACCATTTCTGGCAATATCCATGTATGGATTGCAGATACTCAAACCAAAGTATCACGCCAGCACTGGATGCAGACATTAGATCGCATCAAGAGCCTGAAACCTGACACTATTGTACCTGGCCATTATGTAGGTAATGCACCGATGACGCTGGAATCAGTCACATTTACGCAAAAGTATCTGACCACACTGGAAAAAGAGTTACCAAAAGCCAAAGATTCAGAGGCGTTGATTGCAGCTATGAAGAAACACTATCCAAACCTTGCTGATGAATCCAGCCTTGAACTCAGTGCCAAGGTATTGAAAGGTGAAATGAAGTGGCCTCAATAA
- a CDS encoding MBL fold metallo-hydrolase — MVLKITALLENQVFAPYKTALTGKPGLSLLIQNQDTTILFDTGPDGSFIDNAKKLNIDLSVVSTVVISHGHFDHCGGLPFFSTDAKVICHPDVKNERYYGWVITDNKALTFKKLSKQVDYGKFDTFFSKDETHINDSFVYSGEIKKEENKCYGVIVGEKVEGKYSPDFVKDEGVLIYKSRHGLIIFIGCGHRGVIEIIKFCKKITGIDQVYAVIGGLHLRYASPFKLLPIRKYIKKENIRHVYACHCSGMWGRLWLPNAKSLSTGQSIEID; from the coding sequence ATGGTATTAAAGATTACGGCACTACTGGAAAATCAGGTTTTTGCGCCCTACAAAACGGCGTTGACCGGTAAACCCGGACTGAGTTTACTGATTCAGAATCAAGATACCACAATCCTGTTTGACACAGGGCCAGATGGCAGCTTTATTGATAACGCAAAGAAATTAAATATCGACTTATCTGTGGTCTCAACGGTTGTGATATCACACGGTCATTTTGATCATTGCGGTGGGCTACCTTTTTTTTCTACTGATGCCAAAGTTATTTGCCATCCTGATGTTAAAAATGAAAGATATTATGGTTGGGTGATCACCGACAACAAAGCACTTACATTCAAAAAACTATCCAAGCAAGTTGATTACGGAAAATTTGATACTTTTTTCTCAAAGGATGAAACTCATATTAATGATAGTTTCGTCTATTCAGGAGAGATTAAAAAAGAAGAAAACAAATGCTATGGCGTTATTGTTGGAGAAAAAGTCGAAGGAAAATATTCTCCTGATTTTGTTAAAGATGAAGGTGTTTTAATTTATAAATCTAGACATGGGTTAATTATTTTTATAGGGTGTGGGCATCGTGGTGTTATTGAAATTATAAAATTTTGTAAGAAGATAACGGGTATTGATCAAGTTTATGCAGTTATTGGGGGGCTACATTTACGTTATGCTTCACCGTTTAAACTATTGCCTATCAGAAAATACATCAAAAAAGAAAATATACGGCATGTTTATGCTTGCCACTGTAGTGGTATGTGGGGGAGGTTATGGTTACCTAATGCTAAAAGTCTTTCTACTGGGCAGTCAATTGAGATTGATTAA
- a CDS encoding prepilin peptidase, giving the protein MDSIMIMVFCSVLIFLSIIDIKTYQLPDVITQPLLWVGLIFNSSENLVSIKSAIYGVISGYLFLWLLNKFCRYILKKEGIGYGDLKLTAAIGAWLGMEMIPVLMLLSSISGLFGFMIVWFKRKTYPDFIAFGPYICLSAIVLMGLRVSNIDIMGI; this is encoded by the coding sequence ATGGATAGTATAATGATTATGGTTTTCTGTAGTGTATTAATTTTTTTATCAATCATTGATATTAAAACTTATCAATTACCAGATGTTATCACTCAGCCTTTATTATGGGTTGGCCTTATTTTTAATAGCAGTGAGAATTTAGTATCGATCAAGAGTGCGATATATGGTGTTATATCAGGGTATCTATTTTTATGGTTATTAAATAAGTTCTGTCGATATATATTAAAGAAAGAGGGAATAGGATATGGTGATCTGAAATTAACGGCTGCTATTGGTGCGTGGCTGGGTATGGAAATGATCCCCGTATTGATGTTGCTGTCTTCAATATCTGGACTGTTCGGATTTATGATAGTTTGGTTTAAAAGAAAAACATATCCTGATTTTATTGCATTTGGGCCTTATATTTGTTTGTCTGCGATAGTGTTGATGGGGCTTAGAGTCAGTAATATCGATATCATGGGGATTTAA
- the rsmE gene encoding 16S rRNA (uracil(1498)-N(3))-methyltransferase, whose amino-acid sequence MRIPRIYHPERLSVETEIYLSDEAANHVGRVLRMSNGQPLQLFDGSNQVFDAELIEASKKTIKVRITDGKLSDHESPLNLHLGQVMSRGEKMEFTIQKSVELGVNTITPLLSERCGVKLDAERLEKKLQQWKKIVISACEQCGRNCIPEIRPVMSLEAWCAENDGSLKLNLHPRASQSINTLPLPVEKIRLLIGPEGGLSAEEIEMTANHQFTDILLGPRVLRTETTALTAITALQVRFGDLG is encoded by the coding sequence ATGCGAATTCCCCGCATCTATCACCCTGAACGGCTCTCCGTAGAGACGGAAATCTATCTGAGTGATGAGGCTGCCAACCATGTTGGCCGGGTACTTAGAATGAGTAATGGACAGCCATTACAGTTATTTGATGGCAGCAATCAGGTTTTCGATGCAGAACTTATTGAAGCCAGTAAAAAGACAATCAAAGTACGTATTACCGATGGCAAACTGTCCGATCATGAATCACCACTAAACCTGCATCTGGGGCAAGTAATGTCCCGTGGTGAAAAGATGGAATTCACAATTCAAAAATCGGTTGAATTGGGTGTCAATACCATTACTCCACTACTTTCTGAACGCTGTGGTGTAAAGCTGGATGCGGAAAGGCTAGAGAAAAAATTACAGCAATGGAAAAAAATTGTTATCTCTGCCTGTGAGCAATGTGGACGTAACTGTATTCCAGAAATCCGCCCGGTCATGTCACTTGAAGCATGGTGCGCGGAAAACGATGGTAGCCTAAAATTAAATCTGCATCCTCGTGCCAGCCAAAGTATCAACACACTGCCACTGCCAGTCGAAAAAATACGCCTGTTAATCGGCCCTGAAGGGGGATTATCCGCTGAAGAGATCGAAATGACGGCAAATCACCAATTTACTGATATTCTGTTAGGCCCTCGCGTTTTGAGGACAGAAACTACGGCACTCACCGCAATTACGGCATTGCAAGTTCGTTTCGGTGATCTGGGTTAA
- the gshB gene encoding glutathione synthase, producing MIKLGIVMDPISSIKIKKDTSFAMLLEAQKRGWEIHYMEMNDLYLHQGEARARTRLLTVEENLQQWYQFGSEQEIALDNLHVILMRKDPPFDTEYIYATYILERAEDKGSLIVNKPQSLRDCNEKLFTAWFPELTPDTLVTRNAKTLREFHQKHGDVIFKPLDGMGGASIFRLKQDDPNIGVIIETLTEHGSRYCMAQNFLPAIKDGDKRVLVVDGEPVPYCLARIPAQGETRGNLAAGGRGEARPLSESDWAIARAVAPVLKEKGLIFVGLDIIGDRLTEINVTSPTCVREIEAAFPAISITGMLMDAIEKRLEKQPA from the coding sequence ATGATCAAGCTCGGCATAGTGATGGATCCAATTTCATCCATCAAAATCAAGAAAGACACAAGTTTTGCCATGTTGCTGGAAGCGCAGAAACGTGGGTGGGAAATCCATTACATGGAGATGAATGATCTCTATCTACATCAAGGGGAAGCCCGCGCCCGTACCCGTCTGCTCACGGTCGAAGAAAACCTACAGCAATGGTATCAGTTCGGCAGCGAGCAAGAGATTGCTCTCGATAACTTGCATGTGATTCTGATGCGCAAAGATCCTCCTTTTGATACAGAGTACATCTATGCTACTTATATTCTGGAAAGGGCAGAAGACAAAGGCAGTTTGATCGTCAACAAGCCACAGAGTCTGCGCGACTGCAACGAAAAACTGTTCACAGCCTGGTTCCCAGAGTTGACACCAGATACACTGGTGACTCGCAATGCAAAAACCTTACGTGAGTTCCATCAAAAACATGGCGATGTTATCTTTAAGCCACTGGACGGTATGGGAGGCGCGTCTATCTTCCGTTTAAAACAAGATGACCCGAATATCGGTGTCATTATTGAAACGCTGACCGAACATGGCAGCCGTTATTGTATGGCGCAAAATTTCTTGCCGGCCATTAAGGACGGGGATAAACGTGTTCTGGTTGTTGATGGCGAGCCTGTACCCTATTGCCTTGCACGCATCCCTGCACAGGGCGAGACCCGTGGTAACCTTGCGGCAGGTGGACGCGGAGAAGCCCGCCCTCTGTCAGAAAGTGACTGGGCAATTGCCCGTGCTGTTGCACCAGTTTTGAAAGAGAAAGGGTTAATCTTTGTCGGGCTTGACATCATTGGCGATCGTTTGACTGAAATCAACGTCACCAGCCCAACCTGTGTACGTGAAATAGAAGCTGCATTCCCAGCAATTTCTATTACTGGTATGCTGATGGATGCCATCGAAAAACGATTGGAAAAACAGCCTGCATAA
- a CDS encoding YqgE/AlgH family protein — MNLQHHFLIAMPSLSDPYFNRSVVYICEHDQNGAMGLVINKPIAQISIQSILEKLDITPEGRDDSINLDKPVMAGGPLSEEHGFILHTPQSGFSSSIQISDETMITTSKDVLEALGTTRQPENVLMTLGYSSWEKGQLEQEIMENSWLTVSAESSIIFETPVADRWHEAASLLGINIYNLAPQAGHA; from the coding sequence ATGAACCTACAGCACCATTTTCTTATTGCCATGCCTTCGCTCTCTGATCCTTATTTCAACCGTTCGGTAGTTTATATCTGCGAACACGATCAAAACGGGGCAATGGGGTTAGTTATCAATAAACCTATAGCCCAAATTTCTATCCAAAGCATCCTAGAAAAATTGGATATCACTCCCGAAGGCAGAGACGACAGCATCAATTTAGATAAACCTGTGATGGCAGGTGGCCCACTGTCTGAAGAACATGGCTTTATCTTGCACACTCCGCAATCCGGGTTCAGTTCAAGTATCCAGATCTCTGATGAAACGATGATAACCACGTCCAAAGACGTGCTGGAAGCATTAGGTACAACACGCCAGCCCGAAAATGTTTTAATGACCCTGGGGTATTCAAGCTGGGAAAAAGGCCAGTTAGAACAAGAAATCATGGAAAATAGCTGGCTGACCGTCAGTGCAGAATCCTCTATCATTTTCGAGACCCCCGTTGCTGATCGCTGGCATGAAGCGGCTTCACTGCTCGGGATCAATATTTACAACCTCGCACCACAAGCAGGGCATGCCTGA
- the ruvX gene encoding Holliday junction resolvase RuvX encodes MKNRTIIAFDFGTHSIGTAIGQEITGTARALSAFKAKEGSPSWELIEKLLKEWQPDLIIVGLPLNMDGTEQLVTAQARKFANRLHGRFGVQVELHDERLTTIEARSHLFDHGGYKALDKGKVDSVSAVVILESWFEQQYSQ; translated from the coding sequence ATGAAAAACCGTACAATAATCGCATTCGATTTCGGTACTCACAGCATTGGTACAGCTATCGGACAAGAGATAACCGGTACAGCCAGAGCATTGAGTGCTTTCAAAGCTAAAGAGGGTTCTCCCAGTTGGGAACTCATTGAAAAACTTCTCAAAGAGTGGCAACCCGATTTGATCATTGTCGGATTACCACTAAATATGGATGGCACAGAACAACTCGTTACCGCTCAGGCGCGTAAATTTGCCAATCGGCTACACGGGCGTTTTGGCGTTCAGGTTGAACTGCACGATGAGCGATTGACCACCATAGAAGCACGCTCTCACCTGTTCGATCACGGTGGTTATAAGGCTCTGGATAAAGGCAAAGTCGATTCTGTTTCTGCTGTCGTCATTCTGGAAAGCTGGTTTGAGCAACAATATTCACAATAA
- a CDS encoding type IV pilus twitching motility protein PilT, which yields MNMEKLVALSVKHNASDLHLCVGKVPVLRINGVLYPQMQLAEMQGDTLIAWSRKILTEEQQQQLQEYGHVDFVVEMPDKQRFRGNLFYQQCHVSLVLRLIADKCPTLEQLYAPDIIQRLILQEQSGLVLVTGATGSGKSTTLSAIINAFNNHGNKHIITLEDPIEFVHQSRNCLIQQRQISRDVPDYQTALKGALRQDPDVILLGELRDKETIRLALTAAETGHLVLSTLHTRGAIQALDRLVDVFSAEEKGWICSQLAGSLKAVISQQLLPAREGGRVAIYEVLVVNQAVSHLIREGKNHQIATLMQTGAAYGMQTHEQSRQQRELLGLLAVVPQ from the coding sequence ATGAATATGGAAAAATTGGTGGCTCTTAGTGTAAAGCATAATGCTTCTGATCTGCATCTTTGTGTCGGGAAAGTTCCGGTTTTGCGCATCAATGGTGTGCTGTACCCACAGATGCAACTGGCAGAAATGCAGGGTGATACCCTCATTGCATGGAGTAGGAAAATATTGACCGAAGAACAACAGCAGCAGTTACAGGAATACGGTCATGTTGATTTTGTGGTGGAAATGCCAGATAAGCAGCGGTTCAGGGGGAATCTGTTTTACCAACAGTGTCATGTTTCATTGGTATTGAGGTTAATCGCGGATAAATGTCCTACTCTGGAACAATTATATGCACCGGACATTATCCAACGTCTGATTTTGCAGGAGCAAAGCGGGTTGGTATTAGTAACAGGCGCAACGGGAAGCGGTAAATCTACTACTTTGTCGGCGATAATCAATGCGTTCAATAATCATGGCAACAAACATATCATTACGTTGGAAGACCCAATAGAATTCGTTCATCAAAGCCGAAATTGCCTGATACAGCAAAGACAAATCAGCAGGGATGTGCCGGATTATCAAACGGCTTTGAAAGGTGCATTACGGCAAGATCCTGATGTGATTTTGCTGGGAGAATTGCGTGACAAAGAGACGATCCGCTTGGCATTGACAGCGGCTGAAACAGGACATCTGGTTCTGTCAACATTACATACCCGTGGGGCAATTCAAGCACTAGATCGTTTGGTTGATGTTTTCAGTGCAGAAGAAAAGGGCTGGATATGCAGCCAACTGGCAGGAAGTTTAAAAGCAGTTATTTCTCAACAACTGCTTCCTGCCAGAGAAGGGGGAAGAGTAGCCATTTATGAAGTTCTGGTCGTCAACCAAGCGGTCAGCCATTTGATCAGGGAAGGAAAAAATCATCAAATCGCGACATTAATGCAGACAGGAGCTGCCTACGGTATGCAAACTCATGAGCAAAGCCGACAACAACGTGAGTTGTTGGGATTGCTGGCTGTTGTTCCACAATGA
- a CDS encoding YggS family pyridoxal phosphate-dependent enzyme, whose translation MNNIEQNLHDVRNRIALTAQKCGRYPQEITLLAVSKTKPADAIAKAIETGQREFGENYVREGVEKVQHFANHNDLVWHFIGPLQSNKSRLVAEHFDWCHTIDRLKIAQRLSEQRPENMAPLNILIQINISGEDSKSGIILTALPELAKTINALPNLVLRGLMAIPAPESDFERQMAIFHQMEQAFIELKTQYPRVDTLSMGMTDDMEAAISCGSTLVRIGTAIFGARQYNTQP comes from the coding sequence ATGAACAATATCGAACAAAATCTTCACGATGTCAGGAACCGCATAGCCCTTACAGCTCAAAAGTGCGGACGCTATCCACAAGAAATTACGCTGCTTGCAGTCAGTAAAACCAAACCTGCGGACGCTATCGCAAAAGCCATAGAGACTGGTCAGCGGGAATTTGGTGAAAACTACGTTCGAGAAGGGGTTGAGAAAGTTCAACACTTTGCTAATCATAATGATTTGGTATGGCACTTTATCGGCCCTTTGCAGTCCAATAAAAGTCGCTTGGTGGCAGAACATTTTGACTGGTGCCATACCATAGACCGATTGAAAATAGCTCAACGCTTAAGTGAGCAACGCCCTGAAAACATGGCGCCACTTAATATCCTGATTCAAATTAATATCAGTGGTGAAGACAGCAAATCGGGCATTATTCTGACAGCACTGCCGGAACTGGCAAAGACCATAAATGCGCTACCCAATCTGGTATTACGTGGGCTGATGGCGATCCCTGCACCAGAAAGCGATTTTGAACGTCAGATGGCGATATTTCACCAAATGGAACAAGCATTTATTGAATTGAAAACGCAATATCCACGAGTTGATACACTTTCAATGGGCATGACGGATGATATGGAAGCTGCTATCTCCTGCGGCTCTACACTGGTGCGCATTGGAACGGCAATTTTCGGTGCCCGTCAGTACAATACTCAACCCTAA
- the proC gene encoding pyrroline-5-carboxylate reductase — protein sequence MKNRKITFIGAGNMAHAIIAGLVRTGYPAEFITVCSPNTTRRDVLAKEYGINSENDNIRYAQEADVIVLAVKPQMMEEVCDSLRSQIDFSHKLVLSIAAGIPVARFYTLLQDNLNIIRIMPNTPALVGQGISGLFAPEYVTQPDRQFTESLMCGVGKVCWVNDENGINNIIAVAGSAPAYFFLFMESMQQEAERLGFDSQTARELVLQAATGSAKLAESQADLPFAILREQVTSKGGTTAEALRIFYEGHLPEIVSSAMQAAIRRAQEMEKLF from the coding sequence ATGAAAAATCGTAAAATCACCTTTATTGGCGCTGGAAATATGGCTCATGCCATTATCGCCGGGCTGGTCAGAACAGGTTATCCTGCTGAATTCATCACGGTCTGCTCCCCAAATACAACCCGTCGTGACGTTCTGGCAAAAGAGTATGGCATCAACAGCGAAAACGATAACATTCGTTATGCCCAGGAAGCCGATGTCATTGTTCTGGCAGTAAAACCTCAAATGATGGAAGAAGTTTGTGATTCACTGCGTTCACAAATAGATTTCAGTCATAAACTGGTACTCTCTATTGCCGCAGGTATTCCAGTTGCCCGTTTTTACACGCTGTTGCAAGATAACCTCAATATCATCCGCATCATGCCAAATACGCCCGCACTTGTGGGGCAAGGGATCAGTGGCCTATTTGCGCCTGAGTACGTCACTCAGCCTGATCGCCAGTTTACCGAATCACTGATGTGCGGTGTTGGTAAAGTCTGCTGGGTCAATGATGAGAATGGCATCAACAATATTATTGCCGTCGCAGGCAGTGCGCCGGCTTACTTTTTCCTGTTTATGGAATCCATGCAGCAAGAAGCTGAACGTCTGGGATTCGATAGCCAAACTGCCAGAGAACTTGTCCTGCAAGCGGCTACAGGTTCGGCTAAACTTGCTGAGTCACAGGCAGATCTTCCTTTTGCTATTCTGCGCGAGCAGGTAACATCTAAAGGCGGTACAACTGCCGAAGCTCTGCGCATTTTTTATGAAGGCCATCTACCTGAGATCGTATCCAGCGCCATGCAGGCAGCAATCCGCCGAGCGCAGGAAATGGAAAAACTATTTTAA
- a CDS encoding YggT family protein: MQFLNFIFLTVLDLYIAVLLLRVWMQWVRCDFYNPFAQFIVKITQPVVRPLRKVIPAIGPIDTASIVFAYLIVLLKMLIPAWLATGQFVIPLAILFLVGMIELLTAAGKLIFWLVIARALLSWISQGRNPVDYVLIQLTEPLMAPIRRIIPAMGGIDFSAMIVMLVLYALNVLRYNVMTWLISMISG, encoded by the coding sequence ATGCAATTCTTAAACTTTATCTTTCTTACCGTTCTAGATTTATATATTGCGGTTTTACTGCTTCGAGTCTGGATGCAATGGGTACGTTGTGATTTTTATAATCCATTCGCACAATTTATCGTTAAAATCACCCAACCTGTGGTACGCCCATTACGCAAGGTCATTCCCGCCATTGGTCCTATCGATACAGCATCCATAGTGTTTGCCTATCTAATCGTTCTTCTTAAGATGCTGATACCTGCATGGCTCGCAACGGGACAATTTGTGATACCTCTCGCGATTTTGTTCCTAGTCGGAATGATTGAACTGCTTACCGCAGCCGGAAAACTCATATTCTGGCTCGTCATTGCCCGTGCATTATTAAGTTGGATCAGTCAAGGACGCAATCCGGTTGACTACGTTTTGATTCAATTGACTGAGCCATTGATGGCACCTATCCGTCGTATCATTCCTGCCATGGGTGGCATTGATTTTTCTGCCATGATTGTCATGTTAGTTCTCTACGCGCTGAATGTCCTACGTTACAATGTCATGACGTGGTTAATTTCAATGATAAGCGGTTGA
- a CDS encoding XTP/dITP diphosphatase, protein MQKIVLATGNAGKVRELADLLTDFGLDIVAQTELGVDSADETGLTFIENAIIKARHAAAITGLPAIADDSGLSVNALGGAPGIYSARYAGIDASDRDNLEKLLEAMRDIPDEKRQAQFNCVLVYLRHAEDPTPLIFHGRWSGIITHEPAGNGGFGYDPIFYVPEFGCTAAELSHEQKSAVSHRGQALKMLLEAMLNA, encoded by the coding sequence ATGCAAAAAATTGTTCTCGCCACAGGCAATGCTGGCAAAGTTCGTGAGTTGGCTGATTTACTGACTGACTTTGGCTTAGATATCGTGGCTCAAACCGAGCTGGGTGTTGATTCAGCCGATGAAACAGGTCTGACTTTCATTGAAAATGCCATCATCAAAGCGCGCCATGCAGCAGCAATAACGGGGTTACCCGCAATAGCAGATGATTCAGGGCTATCAGTCAATGCCTTAGGCGGCGCACCGGGCATCTATTCTGCCCGCTACGCAGGTATTGATGCTTCCGATCGGGATAATCTGGAAAAGCTGCTGGAAGCGATGCGTGATATTCCTGATGAAAAGCGCCAGGCACAATTCAATTGTGTACTGGTCTATCTACGCCATGCAGAAGATCCGACTCCACTGATTTTCCACGGTCGCTGGTCTGGCATCATTACCCATGAACCCGCTGGCAATGGCGGTTTTGGTTATGACCCGATTTTTTATGTGCCAGAATTTGGCTGTACGGCAGCAGAGCTGAGTCACGAACAAAAAAGTGCAGTTTCACATCGTGGACAAGCGTTGAAAATGCTGTTGGAAGCCATGCTTAATGCTTAA
- the hemW gene encoding radical SAM family heme chaperone HemW has protein sequence MLKLPPLSLYIHIPWCVQKCPYCDFNSHALKGDVPHQEYVEHLLADLRADLPMIEDREVSTIFIGGGTPSLLSAEGMQRLLDGVRASLPLSSQAEITMEANPGTVEAGRFSAYQKAGVNRISIGVQSFGSDKLIRLGRIHGPDEAKRAAHLAADLGLRSFNLDLMHGLPNQTLNEALDDLRQAIELSPPHLSWYQLTIEPNTSFGSRPPVLPDDDALWDIFSQGHQLLTAAGYQQYETSAYAKAGYQCQHNLNYWRFGDYLGIGCGAHGKISFEDGRILRTVKTKHPRGYMQGRYLDQQNQLDNEDRPFEFFMNRFRLLEAMPRHDFSDFTGLPESAIRPQLDEALAKGYITENATHWQITKHGKLFLNSLLELFL, from the coding sequence ATGCTTAAATTACCGCCACTAAGTCTTTATATCCATATTCCCTGGTGTGTACAAAAGTGCCCTTACTGTGATTTCAATTCACACGCGTTAAAGGGAGATGTACCACATCAGGAATATGTTGAGCACCTGCTGGCAGACTTACGTGCTGACTTGCCGATGATTGAAGATCGTGAAGTATCGACAATTTTTATCGGCGGCGGAACCCCCAGCCTGCTCAGCGCTGAGGGTATGCAACGCCTGCTTGACGGAGTACGGGCGTCACTGCCACTCTCTTCGCAGGCAGAAATCACGATGGAAGCCAATCCGGGAACTGTTGAAGCTGGCCGTTTCAGCGCTTACCAGAAAGCAGGTGTCAATCGAATTTCCATCGGCGTACAGAGCTTTGGTTCAGATAAGTTGATTCGTCTAGGGCGCATCCATGGCCCAGACGAAGCAAAACGGGCAGCACATTTGGCTGCCGACCTTGGTTTACGCAGTTTCAATCTGGATTTAATGCACGGGTTGCCCAACCAAACACTGAATGAAGCATTGGATGATTTACGTCAGGCGATTGAACTTTCTCCGCCACATCTGTCTTGGTATCAATTGACGATTGAACCTAATACCAGCTTTGGTTCCCGCCCGCCCGTTCTACCGGACGATGATGCGCTATGGGATATCTTCTCCCAAGGGCATCAATTATTGACAGCTGCGGGCTATCAGCAATATGAAACTTCGGCCTATGCCAAAGCGGGTTACCAATGTCAGCATAATCTCAATTACTGGCGTTTTGGTGATTACTTAGGTATTGGCTGCGGCGCACATGGAAAAATTTCGTTTGAAGATGGCCGTATTCTCCGTACAGTCAAAACCAAGCACCCGCGCGGTTATATGCAGGGACGTTATTTAGATCAACAAAATCAATTGGATAATGAAGATCGTCCATTTGAATTTTTCATGAACCGTTTTCGCTTGCTGGAAGCTATGCCACGACACGATTTCAGTGATTTTACCGGATTACCGGAAAGTGCCATTCGTCCACAACTTGATGAAGCACTGGCTAAAGGTTATATCACTGAAAACGCGACGCATTGGCAGATCACCAAACACGGCAAGTTATTCCTGAATTCACTGTTAGAGCTGTTTCTTTAA